One Candidatus Cardinium hertigii DNA window includes the following coding sequences:
- the floA gene encoding flotillin-like protein FloA (flotillin-like protein involved in membrane lipid rafts): MYFYFYSFAFVVVFFLFIHFFPIGLWVTARFSGVEVGLFELVSMRIRKVPPRIIVEGLIIATKAGLRLTTTEIETHYLAGGHVPSVIKALISADKANISLSFKEATAIDLAGRDVFEAVQISVNPKVIDTPSVAAVAMDGIELIAKARVTVRANIHKLVGGAGEETILARVGEGIVTSIGSAASHKEVLANPDSISNLVVERGLDEGTAFQILSIDIADIDVGENIGAKLQIDQANADLRVAEAKAEERRAMAVALEQEMKAQSEQARAKVTLAEAEVPKALAAALRNGNLGIMDYYRMQNIKADTHMRTAVATDKPLPTE, from the coding sequence ATGTATTTTTATTTTTATTCCTTTGCTTTTGTTGTTGTTTTTTTCTTGTTTATACATTTCTTTCCCATTGGCTTATGGGTTACTGCCCGCTTTTCTGGTGTAGAGGTAGGTCTATTTGAGCTGGTTTCCATGCGTATTAGGAAAGTTCCTCCTAGGATTATTGTAGAGGGTTTAATTATAGCCACCAAAGCAGGGTTGCGATTGACCACTACGGAAATCGAGACGCACTATTTAGCAGGGGGACATGTACCTTCTGTTATCAAGGCGTTGATTTCAGCGGATAAGGCCAATATTAGTCTTTCTTTTAAGGAGGCTACCGCCATTGATCTAGCTGGTAGAGATGTGTTTGAGGCTGTACAGATTTCTGTTAATCCCAAAGTAATTGACACGCCTTCTGTAGCTGCTGTAGCCATGGATGGCATTGAGCTTATTGCCAAAGCAAGGGTTACGGTTAGGGCTAACATCCACAAACTGGTAGGTGGTGCGGGAGAAGAGACGATCTTAGCACGCGTAGGTGAAGGGATTGTAACCAGCATTGGTTCTGCTGCGAGCCACAAAGAAGTTTTAGCTAATCCTGATAGCATTTCTAATTTAGTCGTGGAAAGAGGTTTGGATGAGGGGACTGCTTTTCAAATACTCTCCATTGACATTGCAGATATTGATGTAGGGGAAAACATTGGTGCTAAGTTACAAATTGATCAGGCTAATGCTGATTTACGTGTAGCTGAGGCCAAGGCAGAGGAAAGAAGGGCGATGGCGGTAGCGCTAGAGCAAGAAATGAAAGCGCAATCAGAACAAGCAAGAGCTAAGGTTACCTTAGCTGAAGCAGAGGTCCCCAAAGCATTAGCCGCCGCGTTAAGGAATGGCAACCTAGGCATTATGGATTACTACCGTATGCAAAATATCAAAGCAGATACCCATATGCGTACCGCTGTAGCAACAGATAAACCACTCCCTACAGAATAA
- a CDS encoding ribonucleoside-diphosphate reductase subunit alpha — MLVVKRDGRLESVKFDKITSRLEKLCYGLNRDYIDTIVVVKKIIEGIYDQVTTVAIDSLAAETVAAMTVSHPDYAILAARIAISNLHKETSKSFSSTIKRLYHYVNPVTGENASLIDRSVYKIVMAHAAYLDEAIVQERDFTYDYFGFRTLERSYLLKMNGKIAERPQYMLMRVALGIHGEDMEAVLETYRLMSNRWFTHATPTLFNAATPKPQLSSCFLLMMQDDSIEGIYNTLKQCAKISQSAGGIGVSIHNIRASGSYIRGTNGVSNGIVPMLRNFDMTARYVDQGGGKRKGSFAIYIEPWHLDIFDFLDLKKNHGKEERRARDLFYALWIPDLFMKRVAEDGLWSLFCPNEAAGLSDCYGSAFEDKYVHYEQAGKARRTIKAQELWFAILESQIETGTPYMLYKDAANQKSNQKHLGTIKSSNLCAEIIEYTSPEEIAVCNLASIALSMCVKADCSFDYMRLYTITYAITHNLNKVIDKNYYPVAESATSNRKHRPIGIGVQGLADVFLQMKLVFDSPAARLLNQEIFEAIYFAALTASKDLAKKEGVYESYVGSPIAQGILQFDMWGVTPTSGRWDWAHLRTEIARYGVRNSLLIALMPTASTAQILGNSECIEPYTANIYVRRVLSGEFIVVNKYLLENLIQLGIWNESMKEALMVGNGSIQDIAAIPAPVKALYRTVWEIPQKAIIDMAADRAPYICQSQSLNLYVKAPTMGRLTSMHFYAWRKGLKTGMYYLRTKPAADAIKFTIQKKAADCVMCSG; from the coding sequence ATGCTAGTTGTAAAACGAGACGGGCGTTTAGAATCGGTAAAATTTGATAAAATAACCAGTAGGCTAGAGAAACTCTGCTATGGTCTGAATAGAGATTATATCGATACCATTGTTGTTGTTAAAAAAATTATTGAGGGTATCTATGATCAGGTAACTACGGTTGCCATAGATAGTTTGGCGGCAGAGACTGTAGCAGCAATGACTGTAAGCCATCCAGATTATGCCATTTTAGCTGCACGTATAGCCATTTCTAATTTGCATAAGGAGACGAGTAAGTCTTTTTCTAGTACCATAAAGCGGCTTTACCATTATGTGAATCCTGTAACAGGAGAAAATGCTTCCTTGATCGATCGATCGGTTTATAAAATTGTCATGGCGCACGCAGCTTATTTGGATGAAGCGATTGTACAGGAGCGGGATTTTACCTATGATTATTTTGGTTTTAGGACGTTAGAGCGTTCCTATTTGCTTAAGATGAATGGGAAAATAGCGGAACGCCCACAATATATGTTGATGCGTGTAGCGTTGGGGATACATGGGGAAGATATGGAGGCTGTCCTAGAGACCTATCGGTTGATGTCGAACAGATGGTTTACGCATGCGACCCCTACACTTTTCAATGCAGCCACTCCTAAGCCACAGCTTTCTTCCTGCTTTTTATTGATGATGCAGGATGATAGTATTGAGGGGATCTATAATACATTGAAGCAGTGTGCTAAAATATCTCAGTCTGCTGGTGGTATTGGCGTAAGCATCCATAATATACGCGCTTCAGGTTCCTATATTCGTGGTACGAATGGTGTTTCCAATGGCATTGTACCTATGCTGCGTAACTTTGATATGACGGCCCGTTACGTGGACCAAGGAGGAGGGAAACGAAAAGGAAGCTTTGCCATTTATATAGAGCCCTGGCATTTAGATATTTTTGATTTCTTGGATCTAAAAAAAAATCATGGGAAGGAGGAAAGGCGGGCGAGAGATCTTTTTTACGCATTGTGGATACCAGATTTATTTATGAAACGGGTAGCTGAGGATGGGCTATGGTCGCTGTTTTGTCCGAATGAGGCAGCTGGGTTATCAGATTGTTACGGATCTGCTTTTGAGGATAAGTATGTACATTATGAACAAGCAGGGAAGGCACGGCGTACCATAAAAGCGCAGGAACTCTGGTTTGCTATTTTAGAATCTCAAATTGAGACAGGTACGCCTTATATGCTCTATAAGGATGCCGCTAACCAAAAGTCCAATCAGAAGCATTTGGGCACTATTAAGTCTAGTAATCTTTGTGCAGAAATTATAGAGTATACCTCCCCTGAGGAAATTGCGGTCTGTAACCTTGCTTCTATTGCGCTGTCTATGTGCGTGAAGGCAGATTGCTCTTTTGATTATATGCGCTTGTATACCATAACTTATGCTATAACCCACAATCTGAATAAGGTTATCGATAAAAATTACTACCCTGTAGCAGAGAGCGCTACTTCTAATAGAAAGCATAGGCCTATTGGTATTGGGGTACAGGGGTTGGCAGATGTTTTTTTGCAGATGAAGCTGGTTTTTGATAGTCCAGCGGCGCGGCTGCTCAATCAAGAAATTTTTGAGGCGATTTATTTTGCGGCCTTAACAGCTTCTAAAGATTTAGCAAAAAAGGAAGGGGTATATGAGAGCTATGTGGGGTCCCCTATTGCGCAGGGTATCCTTCAGTTTGATATGTGGGGAGTAACCCCTACTTCCGGTAGATGGGATTGGGCGCATTTGCGTACGGAGATAGCACGGTATGGCGTAAGAAATTCATTGCTGATAGCACTCATGCCCACTGCTTCAACCGCTCAAATATTGGGTAATAGTGAATGTATAGAGCCTTATACAGCTAATATTTATGTGAGAAGGGTTCTTTCTGGTGAATTTATTGTAGTGAATAAGTATCTGTTAGAGAATTTGATACAGTTAGGTATTTGGAATGAGTCCATGAAGGAAGCCTTGATGGTAGGCAATGGCTCTATTCAAGATATAGCGGCTATTCCCGCTCCTGTTAAAGCATTGTATAGAACGGTTTGGGAGATTCCTCAGAAAGCAATCATTGACATGGCTGCAGACCGTGCGCCCTATATTTGTCAAAGCCAAAGTTTAAATCTCTATGTTAAGGCGCCTACTATGGGTAGATTAACTTCTATGCATTTTTATGCCTGGCGAAAAGGCTTAAAAACAGGGATGTATTACTTGCGTACGAAGCCAGCAGCAGATGCCATTAAATTTACCATACAGAAAAAAGCAGCAGATTGCGTTATGTGTAGTGGGTAG
- a CDS encoding adenylate kinase: MLHIVLFGPPGSGKGTQAERLVRTHHFVSLSVGLLLRQQVAENGPDKALIEQYMHHGRLVPDAISLKLVLQVIQAQPVAQSILYDGFPRNVNQATYLDAVLPTYHKKIDAVIFLDVPEALLLERLRNRAIIEGRIDDQDDTKIRTRMDTYARETLPVINYYQSQHKLHKVDGSQQPDQIAQIIEAILASYGNT, translated from the coding sequence ATGTTACATATTGTTTTATTTGGTCCGCCTGGTTCTGGCAAAGGGACACAAGCTGAAAGGCTGGTTCGTACCCACCATTTTGTATCGCTATCCGTAGGGTTGCTATTGCGCCAGCAAGTTGCGGAAAATGGACCCGATAAAGCGTTAATTGAGCAATACATGCATCATGGTCGGCTGGTACCAGATGCGATATCTTTAAAATTGGTGCTACAAGTAATTCAAGCGCAACCGGTAGCGCAATCTATATTATACGATGGTTTCCCTAGAAATGTAAATCAGGCAACCTATTTGGATGCGGTATTACCTACCTACCATAAGAAAATAGATGCGGTTATTTTTTTAGATGTTCCAGAAGCGCTATTGCTAGAGAGGCTTAGGAATCGGGCGATTATTGAGGGAAGAATAGATGACCAAGATGATACCAAAATTAGAACACGTATGGACACCTATGCGCGAGAAACGCTTCCTGTAATCAATTACTATCAAAGCCAGCATAAGCTCCATAAGGTAGATGGTTCGCAACAGCCTGATCAGATAGCCCAAATCATTGAAGCCATCCTAGCGTCTTATGGGAATACCTAA
- a CDS encoding ribonucleoside-diphosphate reductase small subunit: protein MNTKVYTGVDEPLLQENKNRFVLFPIEHQDIWSFYKQAEASFWTVEEIDLSQDIKDWENLTSDEKHFITHVLAFFAASDGIVNENLVQNFADEVQYTEAKFFYGFQIAIENIHSETYSLLIDTYVKDPKERHWLFNAIDTIEWVGKKADWALRWISQGSFVERLIAFAAVEGIFFSGSFCAIFWLKKRGLMPGLTFSNELISRDEGLHCDFACLLYNRHIKHKLPPEQVVQIITDAVAIESEFVSDALPVKLIGMNAALMIQYIQFVADRLLLELGCNKFYNVTNPFDFMEMIALQGKTNFFEKRVGEYQKSGVMDSISGDKGKTRFTLDETF, encoded by the coding sequence ATGAATACCAAAGTTTATACTGGAGTAGATGAACCACTCCTACAGGAAAATAAAAACAGATTTGTTTTGTTTCCTATTGAGCATCAGGATATATGGAGTTTTTATAAACAAGCAGAGGCCAGTTTCTGGACGGTAGAAGAAATAGATTTGAGCCAGGATATAAAAGATTGGGAAAATTTAACATCAGATGAAAAGCATTTCATTACGCATGTATTGGCTTTTTTTGCGGCTAGTGATGGCATTGTAAATGAAAATCTAGTACAAAATTTTGCGGATGAAGTGCAATATACAGAAGCTAAGTTTTTTTATGGGTTTCAGATTGCTATTGAGAATATTCATTCGGAGACCTATTCTCTACTAATTGATACGTATGTTAAAGATCCTAAGGAACGCCATTGGCTATTTAATGCCATAGATACGATTGAATGGGTAGGAAAAAAGGCAGATTGGGCGTTGCGTTGGATTAGCCAAGGGAGTTTTGTAGAGCGCCTTATTGCCTTTGCAGCGGTAGAAGGTATTTTCTTTTCTGGTAGTTTTTGTGCCATCTTCTGGCTTAAAAAAAGAGGATTGATGCCAGGGTTAACTTTCTCAAATGAGCTTATTTCCAGAGATGAAGGGTTGCACTGTGATTTTGCTTGCTTGCTCTATAATCGACATATTAAGCATAAACTTCCCCCAGAGCAAGTTGTACAGATTATAACCGATGCAGTGGCTATTGAGAGTGAATTTGTATCGGATGCCTTACCGGTTAAGCTCATTGGTATGAATGCGGCATTGATGATTCAATACATCCAATTTGTAGCGGATAGGCTTTTATTGGAGTTAGGCTGTAACAAATTTTACAATGTAACCAATCCCTTTGATTTTATGGAAATGATTGCCTTACAAGGGAAAACCAATTTTTTTGAAAAAAGAGTAGGAGAATACCAAAAGTCAGGGGTTATGGACAGTATCTCTGGCGATAAGGGGAAGACACGTTTTACCTTGGATGAAACTTTTTAG
- a CDS encoding PLP-dependent transferase, whose product MSVNFAVNLDATESLVSCLNTMSNSHMTPEQLQTMGIKAGFMRLSCGIEDAQELIEALDRTLGSCKSFPRLLSNWMQCLPNSVLKLRQPLFCMGRNK is encoded by the coding sequence ATATCTGTAAATTTTGCTGTTAATTTGGATGCAACAGAAAGCTTGGTATCCTGCCTAAATACCATGTCTAATAGCCATATGACACCTGAACAATTGCAAACTATGGGCATAAAAGCAGGCTTTATGCGCCTATCCTGTGGCATTGAGGATGCGCAAGAGCTGATAGAAGCGCTAGATAGAACCTTAGGGAGTTGCAAAAGTTTCCCCCGGCTCTTATCCAACTGGATGCAATGCTTGCCAAATAGCGTCCTTAAGCTGCGTCAGCCCCTCTTCTGTATGGGCAGAAATAAATAG
- a CDS encoding phosphatase PAP2 family protein: protein MLVCIKQWDQTLFILLNQSNHPLLDLFFKCITHTLCWLPLYIYLFFFLKKQMGLGGVLLFIGMLILSDQCAAGFMRPLLGRLRPCYAADIACVHLVGVHTGIYGFPSAHASNTFAFAMLFWKLFKKVYKYSYLFFIWASLIAYGRIYGGMHYPLDVICGALLGVGVGMSVYQVYKKIKNSKNTLA from the coding sequence ATGTTGGTCTGCATAAAACAATGGGATCAAACTTTATTTATCCTACTCAACCAATCGAACCATCCCCTATTAGATCTTTTTTTTAAATGTATAACGCATACCTTATGCTGGTTACCGCTTTATATTTATTTATTTTTCTTTCTTAAGAAGCAAATGGGGTTAGGGGGAGTGTTACTTTTTATAGGGATGCTTATCCTATCCGATCAATGTGCGGCTGGTTTCATGCGACCCCTTTTAGGCAGGTTGCGGCCATGTTATGCAGCGGATATAGCTTGTGTTCATTTGGTAGGGGTACACACCGGTATATATGGTTTCCCTTCTGCACATGCAAGCAATACATTTGCCTTTGCTATGCTTTTCTGGAAATTATTTAAGAAGGTTTATAAATATAGTTATCTCTTTTTTATTTGGGCCTCTTTGATTGCTTATGGACGTATATATGGCGGTATGCATTACCCGTTAGATGTAATATGTGGTGCATTGTTAGGCGTTGGTGTAGGAATGAGCGTATATCAAGTTTATAAAAAAATCAAAAATTCCAAAAATACTTTGGCTTAA
- a CDS encoding putative LPS assembly protein LptD, translated as MTRFYCSAVIILLSYWFSGITIGAQAADTNRYTMRDYRGNPSMGGSNNWLYPPKQGSQSYTPFEAFSRESSVLLDCIRPEPIKKDDTVAVVQYTSAESIVFDSKHNVLSLYGKGVLDYKDMKLEADRIALHLTTHILTAEGKKDQHNQLVGNPIFTYKDVTEDKYGKKKEPITRVFHMEKIEYNIHTKRALVYRLLTKQTDAIVKSEQVKKENETTFYTEDMRYTTCLLAHPHFYIRAKKAKMIQDQQITSGPFQFYFDDVPTPLGLFFGILFLPGKRKHGIIPGEMLVENDNGFGIKEVGYYVSLGDYADFKIIGSIYENGFRSFNPEFRYKRRYQFEGDINYTQQHAAEESNTSKRSFKWKHKTVANAYNKQSINIDIDYTSKGYHTSSSEEKKHKSNNESVGNIRYRNKIGPFDLTIPLRYKEKDHHYIDLFSKSGKESRYKKWNLPELSLATSWRPIKESFGLPVWCNQIRLDYNFNFINSLQNLRNEGHIGSETFPSTIAPSSSFYRTYGANHRIKLKTMCKLFNHFNVEPDVTWEEAWYGKKLAHIDARNSLDHPGWHRVYTCHFGCKVDVNLYQNYFQNKFRIVTVPEFSFIYSPDIPQNHDYFKKVDGKSEPMYVFEGCGPSPDIHIEDRAVAKLRCKLRNRVDFKIKTTADPNIKKENTKRIKLLEKVDFGTEFDWHKPKHRLEDITLDIASGEIPIGRMLRASFEFDNRFDPYLPLPKDKDDSEKEDTPFGWQYKEKKSNELAWEKGKCIGQLRESTFRIKMNFDPKDRSSERKREAERKLLRNIVDVAEEENKIDFDKEPLWHLGGTFCWGYKKHKSYVSKNESITKDRYINLDGNIKLTKWLLSANTAYDFVKKQWKLSSTKLSIQRDLHCFILKYEIEPLRESGAKKYKYAFSLGFKADALKNLKLPRKRTFATLGDQSKRFYDDW; from the coding sequence GTGACGAGATTTTATTGCTCAGCTGTCATTATTTTACTATCGTACTGGTTTAGTGGTATAACTATTGGAGCACAAGCCGCTGATACAAACCGCTATACTATGCGTGACTATAGGGGAAATCCTTCTATGGGGGGAAGTAATAACTGGTTGTATCCTCCTAAACAAGGGAGTCAATCGTATACCCCTTTTGAAGCATTCTCTAGAGAATCTTCGGTTTTGCTAGATTGTATTCGGCCTGAGCCTATTAAGAAAGATGATACGGTGGCCGTAGTGCAATATACCTCTGCAGAGTCAATTGTTTTTGATTCGAAACATAATGTTTTGTCTTTGTATGGCAAAGGGGTGTTAGACTATAAGGATATGAAGCTAGAGGCAGATAGGATTGCATTGCATTTGACTACACATATTCTTACTGCAGAAGGCAAGAAAGACCAGCATAACCAACTGGTAGGGAATCCTATTTTTACCTATAAGGATGTAACCGAAGATAAATATGGAAAGAAAAAAGAACCTATTACGCGTGTTTTTCATATGGAAAAAATTGAATACAATATCCATACAAAGCGTGCGTTGGTTTATCGGTTGCTTACTAAGCAGACAGATGCCATTGTAAAAAGTGAACAAGTTAAAAAGGAAAATGAAACCACTTTTTATACAGAGGATATGCGGTATACTACTTGCTTATTGGCGCACCCTCATTTTTATATCCGTGCTAAGAAAGCTAAAATGATACAGGATCAGCAGATAACTTCTGGACCTTTTCAATTTTACTTTGATGATGTTCCTACGCCGTTAGGTTTATTTTTTGGTATTTTATTCTTGCCAGGGAAGCGCAAACATGGTATTATTCCAGGGGAAATGCTAGTGGAAAATGACAATGGTTTTGGAATTAAGGAAGTGGGATATTATGTATCTTTAGGTGATTATGCAGATTTTAAAATTATAGGAAGTATTTATGAAAATGGGTTTAGATCCTTTAATCCAGAATTTCGTTATAAGCGAAGGTATCAATTTGAGGGAGACATAAATTATACCCAACAGCATGCGGCGGAAGAGAGTAATACGAGCAAGCGTTCTTTCAAATGGAAACATAAGACCGTTGCAAATGCCTATAACAAGCAAAGTATCAATATAGATATTGATTATACTAGTAAGGGTTATCATACAAGTTCCTCAGAGGAAAAAAAACATAAATCTAACAATGAATCAGTCGGTAATATACGGTATAGAAATAAAATAGGGCCTTTTGATTTAACCATTCCATTAAGGTATAAAGAAAAAGATCATCACTATATTGATCTCTTTTCTAAAAGTGGAAAGGAATCTCGGTATAAAAAATGGAACCTCCCTGAGCTATCGTTAGCTACTTCCTGGCGGCCTATTAAAGAGAGCTTTGGGTTGCCAGTTTGGTGCAACCAAATACGTTTGGATTATAATTTTAATTTTATAAATAGTTTACAAAACTTGAGAAATGAGGGCCATATCGGCAGTGAAACATTTCCTTCCACAATAGCGCCCTCTTCCTCATTTTATAGAACGTATGGAGCTAATCATAGGATAAAGCTTAAAACCATGTGCAAATTATTCAATCATTTCAATGTTGAGCCTGATGTTACCTGGGAGGAAGCATGGTATGGGAAAAAGTTGGCGCATATAGATGCCCGAAACAGCCTGGACCATCCTGGATGGCATAGAGTGTATACGTGTCATTTTGGATGTAAGGTGGATGTGAATCTTTACCAAAATTATTTTCAGAATAAATTTCGCATTGTTACAGTACCAGAATTTTCATTTATATATTCCCCAGATATACCTCAAAACCATGATTATTTTAAAAAAGTAGACGGGAAATCAGAACCAATGTATGTATTTGAAGGATGTGGTCCTTCCCCTGATATACATATAGAGGATAGGGCTGTTGCTAAACTTCGCTGTAAATTAAGAAATAGGGTAGATTTTAAAATAAAAACAACAGCAGACCCAAATATAAAAAAAGAAAATACCAAGCGTATTAAGTTACTAGAGAAGGTGGATTTTGGAACGGAATTTGATTGGCATAAACCCAAGCATCGTTTAGAGGACATTACGCTCGATATAGCTAGTGGGGAAATCCCCATTGGACGCATGTTGCGTGCATCGTTTGAGTTTGATAACCGTTTTGATCCTTATTTACCTTTGCCTAAAGATAAGGATGATAGCGAGAAAGAGGATACTCCTTTTGGGTGGCAGTATAAGGAGAAAAAAAGCAATGAATTAGCATGGGAAAAAGGCAAATGTATTGGGCAGTTGCGTGAGTCTACCTTTAGAATTAAAATGAATTTTGATCCCAAAGATCGTTCTAGTGAGCGCAAGCGAGAAGCAGAAAGGAAGCTGTTGCGTAATATTGTGGATGTAGCGGAGGAGGAAAATAAAATTGATTTTGATAAAGAACCTTTATGGCACTTAGGAGGGACGTTTTGTTGGGGTTATAAAAAACATAAGAGCTATGTATCAAAGAATGAATCCATTACAAAGGATAGATATATAAATCTGGATGGCAATATAAAATTAACGAAGTGGTTATTGAGTGCAAACACTGCCTATGATTTTGTGAAGAAGCAATGGAAATTATCTTCAACAAAACTATCTATTCAACGTGATTTGCATTGTTTTATACTGAAATATGAAATAGAGCCTTTGAGGGAATCAGGCGCTAAAAAGTATAAATATGCGTTTTCTTTAGGATTTAAGGCAGATGCATTAAAAAATTTAAAACTACCGAGAAAGAGGACTTTTGCTACGTTGGGAGATCAGAGTAAGCGTTTCTATGATGATTGGTAG
- the obgE gene encoding GTPase ObgE, translating into MGIPNFVDYVKMQLRSGKGGAGIIHFMRAKFLPKGGPDGGDGGRGGHIILRGNKQYATLLHLKYRKHVHAPNGQTGGDGCKTGANGKDVVLDVPLGTVAKSEDGEEILLEILEDKKKYLLLEGGKGGWGNAHFKTATHQVPRIAYPGEAGLAAWIVLELKLLADVGLVGLPNVGKSTLLSVISAAKPRIADYPFTTLLPNLGVVAYREQGSFVMADMPGIIEGASTGKGLGIRFLRHIERNSVLVFMVEATVADIGKAYALLQRELTAYNPLLLDKPRLLVITKIDLLDSTARADLVRTIPSPIQTLFISAHTEEGLTQLKDAIWQALHPVG; encoded by the coding sequence ATGGGAATACCTAATTTTGTGGATTATGTTAAGATGCAGCTTCGTTCGGGGAAGGGAGGTGCTGGCATAATCCATTTTATGCGGGCGAAATTTCTGCCCAAGGGAGGTCCAGATGGGGGAGATGGTGGGAGGGGAGGACATATTATATTGCGCGGTAATAAGCAGTATGCCACTTTATTACATTTGAAGTACCGCAAGCATGTGCATGCGCCCAATGGACAGACTGGGGGAGATGGCTGTAAAACAGGTGCCAATGGTAAAGATGTGGTCTTGGATGTTCCATTGGGAACCGTAGCCAAGTCTGAAGATGGGGAAGAAATATTGCTGGAAATTCTGGAGGATAAAAAAAAGTATCTCCTATTGGAAGGGGGAAAAGGAGGGTGGGGGAATGCCCACTTTAAAACGGCTACCCATCAAGTGCCTCGTATTGCTTACCCAGGTGAAGCAGGGCTAGCAGCTTGGATTGTATTAGAGTTAAAGTTATTGGCAGATGTAGGTCTGGTAGGCTTGCCTAATGTGGGTAAATCTACTTTGCTTTCCGTTATTTCGGCTGCTAAACCACGTATTGCTGATTATCCATTTACTACTTTGCTGCCTAATCTTGGTGTGGTAGCTTACCGGGAGCAAGGTTCTTTTGTAATGGCAGATATGCCAGGTATTATAGAAGGTGCTTCTACTGGTAAGGGGTTAGGGATACGTTTCCTACGCCACATTGAGCGCAACTCAGTTTTAGTCTTTATGGTTGAGGCTACGGTTGCAGATATAGGGAAAGCCTATGCGTTACTGCAAAGAGAACTAACCGCCTATAATCCTTTGTTGCTTGATAAGCCAAGATTACTGGTTATCACAAAGATAGATTTACTAGATTCAACAGCTCGAGCTGATTTAGTACGAACGATACCCTCCCCTATACAAACACTATTTATTTCTGCCCATACAGAAGAGGGGCTGACGCAGCTTAAGGACGCTATTTGGCAAGCATTGCATCCAGTTGGATAA
- a CDS encoding PLP-dependent transferase has translation MYAKAAIRPHTKLFFSEYPTNPTLRLTDLASVSALVKQMGIKHICKFCC, from the coding sequence ATATACGCAAAAGCCGCTATACGCCCCCATACAAAATTATTTTTCTCGGAATATCCTACCAATCCTACCCTCCGTTTAACGGATTTAGCTTCGGTTAGTGCACTAGTGAAACAAATGGGTATCAAACATATCTGTAAATTTTGCTGTTAA